Proteins encoded within one genomic window of Jiangella mangrovi:
- a CDS encoding DUF2785 domain-containing protein — protein MQQSYWEQVVADGFRLPQGAALDELTIELVTMLGDPDPHVRDDIARSVLQTWIREGVYDELLIGLGDGLVLGLKKGLGEEGTDSVLRRSFSASVLSEVIARDNVTHGLHPAAVLTWADQAVGWFLGERDLRGWTPAQGWANAVVHGSDVLGALSASRHLGADELRVLLDVVAERLTTPTRHRFSAGEEQRLAYASMSILHRDLVAIDSLEGWLERLSQAWQEDSRPPSKRAAARENTLDYLRALHLQLLLGVQGTPAQNAASTVKAMPAVRSDLMLALQAALRSSAPWLYRQR, from the coding sequence GTGCAGCAGTCGTACTGGGAGCAGGTCGTCGCCGACGGCTTCCGGCTACCTCAGGGCGCTGCGCTCGACGAGCTCACCATCGAGCTGGTCACCATGCTGGGCGACCCCGACCCGCACGTCCGCGACGACATCGCCCGTTCCGTGCTGCAGACCTGGATCCGCGAGGGTGTCTACGACGAGCTGCTCATCGGCCTGGGCGACGGCCTGGTGCTCGGCCTGAAGAAGGGCCTGGGCGAAGAGGGCACCGACTCCGTGCTGCGACGGTCGTTCTCGGCCAGCGTGCTCTCCGAGGTCATCGCGCGCGACAACGTCACCCACGGACTCCACCCGGCCGCCGTGCTCACCTGGGCCGACCAGGCCGTCGGCTGGTTCCTCGGCGAGCGCGACCTCCGCGGCTGGACCCCCGCCCAGGGCTGGGCCAACGCCGTCGTGCACGGGTCCGACGTCCTGGGCGCCCTCAGCGCGTCGCGGCACCTGGGCGCCGACGAGCTGCGGGTGCTGCTGGACGTGGTCGCCGAGCGGCTGACGACGCCGACCCGGCACCGGTTCTCCGCCGGCGAGGAGCAGCGCCTCGCCTACGCCTCCATGTCGATCCTGCACCGCGACCTCGTCGCCATCGACTCCCTCGAGGGCTGGCTCGAGCGGCTGTCGCAGGCCTGGCAGGAGGACTCGCGGCCGCCCTCGAAGCGGGCCGCGGCGCGCGAGAACACCCTCGACTACCTGCGGGCGCTGCACCTGCAGCTGCTGCTCGGCGTGCAGGGCACCCCGGCGCAGAACGCCGCCAGCACCGTCAAGGCGATGCCGGCGGTCCGGTCGGACCTCATGCTCGCGCTGCAGGCGGCGCTGCGCTCCAGCGCGCCCTGGCTGTACCGCCAGCGCTGA
- a CDS encoding multifunctional oxoglutarate decarboxylase/oxoglutarate dehydrogenase thiamine pyrophosphate-binding subunit/dihydrolipoyllysine-residue succinyltransferase subunit: protein MAPTGPESGFGPNEWLVEEFYESWLEDPSSVDPQWAEFFAERKGAGSSPAAPPGRATASQQTSATTATATSPARTTVTTSSAAAPSQPKAAAPAPAKPTPAQPAKPTAQPPAQDTAADQPELVQLRGAPARTAANMETSLEVPTATSVRAVPAKLLVDNRIVINNHLARSRGGKVSFTHIIGYALVKALHQMPDMNYAFGDIDGKPALSKPQHVNLGLAIDMKKSDGTRQLLVPSIKGAEHLNFAEFWAAYEDVVRRARDNKLTVADFQGTTITLTNPGTIGTVHSVPRLMKGQGTIIGVGAMEYPAEYQGAAPETLSRLGVSKTMTLTSTYDHRIIQGAQSGDFLRIVHGLLLGQDGFYDEIFRALRIPYEPIRWATDVTTSHEDEVSKQARVLELIHAYRVRGHLMADTDPLEYKQRTHPDLDVSTHNLTLWDLDREFATGSFGGSKRFMLLRDILGVLRNAYCRTVGIEYMHIQEPEQRRWIQERVEKPVDLTPREDQLRILLKLNQAEAFETFLQTKYVGQKRFSLEGGESLIPVLDEVVEAAAEAGLLEACIGMAHRGRLNVLANIVGKSYAQIFGEFQGNIDPRTVQGSGDVKYHLGADGEFTALDGSKIKVSLTANPSHLEAVNPVLEGIARAKQDILDRGEEFPVLPILVHGDAAFAGQGVVAETLNLSQLRGYRTGGTVHVVVNNQVGYTTSPDQSRSSMYSTDVARMVQAPIFHVNGDDPEACTRVARLAFEFRQAFKKDVVIDMVCYRRRGHNEGDDPSYTQPLMYDLIEAKRPVRKLYTEALIGRGDITIEEAEQVLLDYQQQLERVFAETRQTAPTSVTTVPSYPVKPVPQGEVVTATTPEVLKRVADAYLTFPEGFTIHPKVLPQVQRRAQALTDGGIDWATAEITAFGALLLDGRPVRLAGQDSRRGTFVQRFASVVDRKTGESYIPLQNLDSEQAKFYVYDSLLSEFAAMGFEYGYSVARPEALVLWEAQFGDFANGAQTIIDEFITAGEAKWGQHSGIVLLLPHGYEGQGADHSSARMERFLLMGAEDAFRVAQPSTPASHFHLLRSQSLGAEHRPLVVFTPKSMLRNKRAVSAPDDFTGTTTFRPVLPDPEPLDAAKVDRVLLCSGKITWELLAERTKRSDDHTAILPVEQLYPLPAQELATELAKYPNAREIRWVQDEPENMGPWPFMALHLAPKLPDGLTLRPVTRPASTSPAVGNHNVHLDQQKALHDAAFA, encoded by the coding sequence GTGGCCCCCACCGGCCCGGAATCGGGATTCGGACCGAACGAGTGGCTCGTCGAGGAGTTCTACGAGAGCTGGCTCGAAGACCCCTCCAGTGTCGACCCGCAGTGGGCGGAGTTCTTCGCCGAGCGCAAGGGCGCCGGCAGCTCCCCCGCCGCGCCACCGGGCCGCGCCACCGCCTCCCAGCAGACCTCCGCCACGACCGCCACTGCCACGTCACCCGCGAGGACCACCGTGACCACCTCGTCCGCCGCCGCTCCGTCGCAGCCGAAGGCCGCCGCCCCGGCGCCCGCGAAGCCGACCCCGGCCCAGCCGGCCAAGCCCACCGCGCAGCCGCCGGCCCAGGACACCGCCGCCGACCAGCCCGAGCTCGTGCAGCTGCGCGGCGCGCCGGCCCGCACCGCCGCCAACATGGAGACCAGCCTCGAGGTCCCCACGGCCACCAGCGTGCGCGCCGTCCCGGCCAAGCTGCTGGTCGACAACCGCATCGTCATCAACAACCACCTCGCCCGGTCCCGCGGCGGCAAGGTGTCGTTCACGCACATCATCGGCTACGCGCTGGTCAAGGCGCTGCACCAGATGCCGGACATGAACTACGCCTTCGGCGACATCGACGGCAAGCCGGCGCTGTCCAAGCCCCAGCACGTCAACCTCGGCCTCGCCATCGACATGAAGAAGTCCGACGGCACCCGGCAGCTGCTGGTGCCGTCCATCAAGGGCGCCGAGCACCTCAACTTCGCCGAGTTCTGGGCAGCCTATGAGGACGTCGTCCGCCGGGCGCGCGACAACAAGCTGACGGTCGCCGACTTCCAGGGCACCACCATCACGCTGACCAACCCCGGCACCATCGGTACGGTCCACTCCGTCCCGCGGCTCATGAAGGGCCAGGGCACCATCATCGGCGTCGGGGCCATGGAGTACCCGGCCGAGTACCAGGGCGCGGCCCCCGAGACGCTGTCGCGACTGGGCGTCTCGAAGACCATGACGCTCACCAGCACCTACGACCACCGCATCATCCAGGGCGCCCAGAGCGGCGACTTCCTGCGCATCGTGCACGGCCTGCTGCTGGGCCAGGACGGCTTCTACGACGAGATCTTCCGCGCGCTGCGCATCCCGTACGAGCCCATCCGCTGGGCGACCGACGTCACCACCAGCCACGAGGACGAGGTCAGCAAGCAGGCCCGCGTGCTCGAGCTCATCCACGCCTACCGCGTGCGCGGCCACCTCATGGCCGACACCGACCCGCTCGAGTACAAGCAGCGCACCCACCCCGACCTCGACGTCAGCACCCACAACCTCACCCTGTGGGACCTCGACCGCGAGTTCGCCACCGGCTCGTTCGGCGGCAGCAAGCGGTTCATGCTGCTGCGCGACATCCTCGGCGTGCTGCGCAACGCCTACTGCCGCACCGTCGGCATCGAGTACATGCACATCCAGGAGCCCGAGCAGCGCCGCTGGATCCAGGAGCGGGTCGAGAAGCCGGTCGACCTCACCCCGCGCGAGGACCAGCTGCGCATCCTGCTCAAGCTCAACCAGGCCGAGGCGTTCGAGACGTTCCTGCAGACGAAGTACGTCGGCCAGAAGCGGTTCTCACTCGAGGGCGGCGAGTCGCTCATCCCGGTGCTCGACGAGGTCGTCGAGGCCGCCGCCGAGGCCGGGCTGCTCGAGGCCTGCATCGGCATGGCGCACCGCGGCCGGCTCAACGTGCTGGCCAACATCGTCGGCAAGAGCTACGCGCAGATCTTCGGCGAGTTCCAGGGCAACATCGACCCCCGCACCGTCCAGGGGTCGGGCGACGTCAAGTACCACCTGGGCGCCGACGGCGAGTTCACCGCGCTCGACGGCTCGAAGATCAAGGTCTCGCTGACCGCCAACCCGAGCCACCTCGAGGCCGTCAACCCGGTGCTCGAGGGCATCGCGCGGGCCAAGCAGGACATCCTCGACCGCGGCGAGGAGTTCCCCGTGCTGCCGATCCTGGTGCACGGCGACGCCGCGTTCGCCGGCCAGGGCGTCGTGGCCGAGACGCTGAACCTCTCGCAGCTGCGCGGCTACCGCACCGGCGGCACGGTCCACGTCGTGGTCAACAACCAGGTCGGCTACACCACGTCGCCGGACCAGTCGCGCTCGTCCATGTACTCCACCGACGTCGCGCGCATGGTGCAGGCGCCCATCTTCCACGTCAACGGCGACGACCCCGAGGCGTGCACCCGGGTGGCCCGGCTGGCCTTCGAGTTCCGGCAGGCGTTCAAGAAGGACGTCGTGATCGACATGGTCTGCTACCGCCGGCGCGGCCACAACGAGGGCGACGACCCCAGCTACACGCAGCCGCTCATGTACGACCTCATCGAGGCCAAGCGGCCGGTCCGCAAGCTGTACACCGAGGCGCTCATCGGCCGCGGCGACATCACCATCGAAGAGGCCGAGCAGGTCCTCCTCGACTACCAGCAGCAGCTCGAGCGGGTGTTCGCCGAGACCCGGCAGACGGCGCCCACCAGCGTCACCACCGTGCCCAGCTACCCGGTCAAGCCGGTGCCGCAGGGCGAGGTCGTCACGGCCACCACGCCCGAGGTGCTCAAGCGCGTCGCCGACGCCTACCTCACCTTCCCCGAGGGCTTCACCATCCACCCGAAGGTGCTGCCGCAGGTGCAGCGGCGCGCGCAGGCTCTCACCGACGGCGGCATCGACTGGGCCACGGCCGAGATCACCGCGTTCGGCGCGCTGCTGCTCGACGGCCGCCCGGTCCGGCTGGCCGGCCAGGACAGCCGCCGCGGCACGTTCGTCCAGCGGTTCGCGTCGGTGGTCGACCGCAAGACCGGCGAGTCCTACATCCCGCTGCAGAACCTCGACTCCGAGCAGGCGAAGTTCTACGTCTACGACTCCCTGCTGTCCGAGTTCGCGGCCATGGGCTTCGAGTACGGCTACTCCGTCGCCCGGCCCGAGGCGCTGGTGCTGTGGGAGGCGCAGTTCGGCGACTTCGCCAACGGCGCGCAGACCATCATCGACGAGTTCATCACCGCCGGCGAGGCCAAGTGGGGCCAGCACTCCGGCATCGTGCTGCTGCTGCCGCACGGCTACGAGGGGCAGGGTGCCGACCACTCGTCCGCGCGCATGGAGCGGTTCCTGCTCATGGGGGCCGAGGACGCGTTCCGGGTGGCGCAGCCGTCCACGCCGGCGTCGCACTTCCACCTGCTGCGCTCGCAGTCGCTCGGCGCCGAGCACCGGCCGCTGGTGGTCTTCACGCCGAAGTCCATGCTGCGCAACAAGCGGGCCGTGTCCGCGCCCGACGACTTCACCGGCACCACCACGTTCCGGCCGGTGCTGCCCGACCCCGAGCCGCTCGACGCCGCCAAGGTCGACCGCGTGCTGCTGTGCAGCGGCAAGATCACCTGGGAGCTGCTGGCCGAGCGGACCAAGCGCTCCGACGACCACACGGCGATCCTCCCGGTCGAGCAGCTCTACCCGCTGCCGGCGCAGGAGCTCGCCACGGAGCTTGCGAAGTACCCGAACGCGCGCGAGATCCGCTGGGTCCAGGACGAGCCCGAGAACATGGGCCCGTGGCCGTTCATGGCGCTGCACCTGGCGCCGAAGCTGCCCGACGGCCTCACGCTCCGGCCGGTCACGCGGCCGGCCAGCACGTCGCCGGCGGTGGGCAACCACAACGTCCACCTCGACCAGCAGAAGGCCCTGCACGACGCGGCGTTCGCCTGA
- a CDS encoding histidine kinase N-terminal domain-containing protein: MPSLNDVVQRHTDLSEADLDWLHALIADWQLLADLSFADLVLWVPDRDGDGYRAVAQMRPTTGPTAYVEDLVGTYLVKGRRPLIDTAYVEGRIRREGDPEWWDDVPVRVEAIPVRHEGRVIAVIGRHTNLIAVRTPSRLELSYLECGSQLATLITEGRFPHSTRTDMGRRGAPRVGDGLIRLDADGVAVYASPNAVSAYRRLGLAADLVGEHLGKATATLAPPPGARDEPLEDVLGGKQHIRTEIEGNGAVMTLRIIPLDPGGQHVGALALCRDVTEVRRRERELLTKDATIREIHHRVKNNLQTVAALLRLQARRIASPQGRAALDEAVRRVGSIAIVHETLSQTVDDTVAFDDVADRLLAMVSEVAATTSDVRATRSGTFGILGAETATPLAMTLTEVLQNAVEHGLDRRGGAVLLTAERSDGRLLVTVDDDGVGLPDGFDAATTGNLGLQIVRTLVVGELAGTLSIGPRDEGGTRVVLDLPVAAPSPS; this comes from the coding sequence GTGCCGTCGCTCAACGACGTCGTCCAACGTCACACCGATCTCTCCGAGGCCGATCTCGACTGGCTGCATGCCCTGATCGCCGACTGGCAGCTGCTGGCCGACCTCTCCTTCGCCGACCTCGTCCTGTGGGTGCCCGACCGCGACGGCGACGGTTACCGCGCGGTCGCCCAGATGCGCCCGACCACGGGCCCGACGGCGTACGTCGAGGACCTCGTGGGGACGTACCTGGTCAAGGGCCGCCGCCCGCTCATCGACACCGCCTACGTCGAGGGCCGCATCCGCCGCGAGGGCGATCCCGAGTGGTGGGACGACGTCCCGGTGCGGGTCGAGGCCATCCCGGTGCGCCACGAGGGCCGGGTCATCGCGGTCATCGGCCGGCACACCAACCTCATCGCCGTCCGGACGCCGAGCCGGCTCGAGCTCTCCTACCTCGAGTGCGGCAGCCAGCTGGCCACGCTCATCACCGAGGGCCGGTTCCCGCACTCCACCCGCACCGACATGGGCCGGCGCGGGGCGCCGCGGGTCGGCGACGGCCTCATCCGCCTCGACGCCGACGGTGTCGCCGTCTACGCCAGCCCCAACGCGGTGTCGGCCTACCGCCGGCTCGGCCTGGCCGCCGACCTGGTCGGCGAGCACCTGGGCAAGGCCACCGCCACGCTGGCGCCGCCGCCCGGGGCGCGCGACGAGCCGCTCGAGGACGTCCTGGGCGGCAAGCAACACATCCGCACCGAGATCGAGGGCAACGGCGCGGTCATGACGCTGCGGATCATCCCGCTCGACCCCGGCGGCCAGCACGTCGGCGCGCTGGCGCTGTGCCGCGACGTCACCGAGGTCCGCCGCCGCGAGCGCGAGCTGCTGACCAAGGACGCGACCATCCGCGAGATCCACCACCGGGTCAAGAACAACCTGCAGACGGTGGCGGCGCTGCTCCGGCTGCAGGCGCGGCGCATCGCCTCGCCGCAGGGCCGGGCGGCGCTCGACGAGGCGGTCCGCCGGGTCGGCTCCATCGCCATCGTCCACGAGACCCTCTCGCAGACCGTCGACGACACCGTCGCGTTCGACGACGTCGCCGACCGGTTGCTGGCCATGGTCTCCGAGGTCGCCGCGACGACGTCCGACGTCCGCGCCACCCGGTCCGGGACGTTCGGCATCCTGGGCGCCGAGACGGCGACGCCACTGGCCATGACGCTCACCGAGGTGCTGCAGAACGCCGTCGAGCACGGCCTGGACCGCCGGGGCGGCGCGGTGCTGCTGACGGCGGAGCGCTCCGACGGGCGGCTGCTCGTCACGGTCGACGACGACGGGGTCGGCCTGCCGGACGGGTTCGACGCGGCCACGACCGGCAACCTCGGGCTGCAGATCGTCCGCACACTCGTCGTCGGCGAACTGGCCGGGACGCTGTCCATCGGCCCGCGCGACGAGGGCGGCACCCGCGTGGTCCTCGACCTCCCCGTCGCGGCACCGTCGCCGAGCTGA
- a CDS encoding DUF6104 family protein — protein MYFTDRGIEELDERRGDEQVTLGWLAERLREFVDQNPEFETPVERLATWLARTDDEDEDG, from the coding sequence ATGTACTTCACCGACCGCGGCATCGAGGAACTCGACGAGCGCCGGGGTGACGAACAGGTCACCCTGGGCTGGCTGGCAGAACGCCTGCGCGAGTTCGTCGACCAGAACCCCGAGTTCGAGACCCCCGTCGAACGGCTGGCCACCTGGCTGGCCCGCACGGACGACGAGGACGAGGACGGCTGA
- a CDS encoding diacylglycerol/lipid kinase family protein, translating into MRALVVLNPNATTTSVRTRDVLLAALSNDLDLEVAETTHRGHATELTRKARTDGVDLVVSVGGDGTVNEVVNGLLEPAPVPGEQIPDIAIIPGGSTNVLARNLGIPENSIEATGLLLDALRSGRRQSIGLGRLDDRYFTFTAGFGLDADVIQAVEAERERGRVSTVQLYIRTAVRRFFAQPERRHGVIELTADGGLPIAGLAVVIITNCTPWTYLGARPLRPTPFADLNAGLDVFGLTSLRLAPTLLHLAQLTTRRGPHGRAVVSLHDRTSIVLRAPTPQPVQVDGDYIGDRTEVTLTSVPRALRIAY; encoded by the coding sequence ATGCGCGCTCTGGTGGTCCTCAACCCCAACGCCACGACGACGTCGGTGCGCACGCGCGACGTGCTGCTGGCGGCGCTGAGCAACGACCTCGACCTCGAGGTCGCTGAGACCACCCATCGCGGCCACGCCACGGAGCTGACCCGCAAGGCGCGCACCGACGGCGTCGACCTCGTCGTCTCGGTGGGCGGCGACGGCACCGTCAACGAGGTCGTCAACGGCCTGCTCGAGCCGGCGCCGGTCCCGGGGGAGCAGATCCCCGACATCGCGATCATCCCGGGCGGCAGCACCAACGTGCTGGCCCGCAACCTCGGCATCCCCGAGAACTCCATCGAGGCCACCGGGCTGCTGCTCGACGCGCTGCGCTCGGGACGGCGGCAGAGCATCGGGCTCGGCCGGCTCGACGACCGCTACTTCACCTTCACCGCGGGGTTCGGCCTGGACGCCGACGTCATCCAGGCCGTCGAGGCGGAGCGCGAGCGCGGCCGCGTGTCCACCGTCCAGCTATACATCCGCACCGCGGTCCGCCGCTTCTTCGCCCAGCCCGAGCGGCGGCACGGCGTCATCGAGCTGACCGCGGACGGCGGCCTGCCCATCGCCGGGCTGGCGGTCGTCATCATCACCAACTGCACGCCGTGGACCTACCTCGGCGCCCGGCCGCTGCGGCCCACCCCGTTCGCCGACCTCAACGCCGGCCTCGACGTGTTCGGCCTGACCAGCCTGCGGCTGGCGCCGACGCTGCTGCATCTGGCCCAGCTCACGACGCGGCGCGGGCCGCACGGGCGGGCCGTCGTGTCGCTGCACGACCGCACGTCGATCGTGCTGCGCGCGCCGACGCCGCAGCCGGTGCAGGTCGACGGCGACTACATCGGTGACCGCACCGAGGTGACGCTGACGTCGGTGCCCCGGGCGCTGCGGATCGCGTACTGA
- a CDS encoding WhiB family transcriptional regulator: MDWRHRAACRDEDPELFFPIGNTGPALLQIEEAKTVCRRCDVREACLSWALESGQDAGVWGGLSEDERRALKRRNARARARAY; encoded by the coding sequence ATGGATTGGCGCCACCGTGCCGCCTGTCGAGACGAGGACCCCGAGCTGTTCTTCCCGATCGGGAACACCGGTCCCGCCTTGCTCCAGATCGAGGAGGCCAAGACCGTCTGCCGTCGCTGCGACGTGCGCGAGGCCTGCCTGAGCTGGGCGCTCGAGAGCGGCCAGGACGCCGGCGTGTGGGGTGGGCTGTCTGAGGACGAGCGCCGCGCCCTGAAGCGTCGCAACGCGCGAGCTCGCGCCCGCGCTTACTGA
- a CDS encoding GDSL-type esterase/lipase family protein: MAHPRDVRVCVFGDSFVAGVGDPKALGWVGRVAARTPSSTGVSLTAYPLGVRGEATEEVVVRMPLECAPRFARGDEHRVVLAPGVADAYRGVPVARSVAALEFGLSSVSVPTLVVGPPPVGDAAMVARIGELDASWAAVCAARSVPYIETFRPLSAKASWQRARSDDGLHPDQTGYGLLAYLVLNGGWYPWLGVEAPRTPVKDRRVPRATS, from the coding sequence GTGGCACACCCGCGCGACGTCCGCGTCTGCGTGTTCGGCGACTCCTTCGTCGCCGGCGTCGGTGACCCGAAGGCGCTCGGCTGGGTCGGCCGGGTGGCCGCGCGCACGCCGTCGTCCACCGGGGTGTCGCTGACGGCGTACCCCCTCGGCGTCCGCGGCGAGGCGACCGAAGAGGTCGTCGTGCGGATGCCGCTCGAGTGCGCGCCCCGCTTCGCCCGCGGCGACGAGCACAGGGTCGTCCTGGCGCCCGGCGTCGCCGACGCCTACCGCGGCGTCCCGGTGGCGCGCTCGGTGGCGGCGCTGGAGTTCGGGCTGTCCTCGGTGAGCGTGCCGACCCTGGTGGTCGGCCCGCCCCCGGTGGGCGACGCCGCGATGGTGGCCCGGATCGGCGAGCTGGACGCTTCGTGGGCGGCGGTCTGCGCCGCGCGCTCGGTGCCGTACATCGAGACGTTCCGCCCCCTGTCGGCGAAGGCCTCCTGGCAGCGCGCCCGCTCCGACGACGGCCTCCATCCTGATCAGACGGGGTACGGGCTGCTGGCGTACCTGGTGCTCAACGGCGGCTGGTACCCCTGGCTCGGCGTCGAGGCACCGCGCACCCCGGTCAAGGACCGCCGCGTCCCCCGCGCCACGTCGTAG
- a CDS encoding zinc-binding dehydrogenase, translating into MFAAYASALDADDPLSGLTVGERPEPSVPGDWTTVTVRATALNHHDLWSLRGVGLDEKRLPMILGCDAAGVTDDGAEVLVHAVVSDPDWRDDETLDPKRSLLSERFQGTFAERVAVPRRNLVPKPSALSFEEAACLPTAWLTAYRMLFTQAQVVPGQTVLVQGAGGGVATALVALGAAAGARMWVTSRDPERASRVLSLGAAEVFGSGERLPARVDAVMETVGEATWQHSLRSLRPGGTVVVSGATSGYAAPTELNRVFFLQLRVLGSTMGTRDELVRLLAFCERTGLRPPIHQVLPLAQARDGFAALENGDVFGKVVFTP; encoded by the coding sequence ATGTTCGCCGCCTACGCCTCCGCCCTGGACGCCGACGACCCGCTCTCCGGGCTGACCGTGGGGGAGCGGCCCGAGCCGTCCGTCCCCGGCGACTGGACGACGGTGACCGTGCGGGCGACGGCACTCAACCACCACGACCTGTGGTCGCTGCGCGGCGTCGGCCTCGACGAGAAGCGGCTGCCGATGATCCTCGGCTGCGACGCCGCCGGGGTCACCGACGACGGCGCCGAGGTGCTCGTGCACGCCGTCGTCTCCGACCCCGACTGGCGCGACGACGAGACCCTCGACCCGAAGCGGTCGCTGCTGTCCGAGCGTTTTCAGGGCACGTTCGCCGAGCGGGTGGCAGTCCCGCGGCGCAACCTGGTGCCCAAGCCGTCCGCGCTGTCGTTCGAGGAGGCCGCGTGCCTGCCCACGGCCTGGCTGACGGCGTACCGCATGCTGTTCACGCAGGCGCAGGTGGTGCCCGGCCAGACGGTGCTCGTGCAGGGCGCGGGCGGCGGGGTGGCGACGGCGCTGGTGGCGCTGGGTGCTGCCGCGGGGGCGCGCATGTGGGTGACGTCGCGAGACCCCGAGCGGGCGTCGCGGGTGCTGTCGCTGGGGGCTGCCGAGGTGTTCGGCTCGGGTGAGCGGTTGCCGGCGCGGGTGGACGCCGTCATGGAGACGGTGGGAGAGGCGACCTGGCAGCACTCGCTCCGGTCGCTGCGGCCGGGCGGCACGGTGGTCGTCTCCGGCGCCACGTCCGGCTATGCGGCGCCCACGGAGCTCAACCGGGTGTTCTTCCTGCAGCTGCGCGTCCTGGGGTCGACCATGGGCACGCGGGACGAGCTGGTGCGGCTGCTGGCGTTCTGCGAGCGGACCGGCCTGCGCCCGCCGATCCACCAGGTCCTGCCGCTGGCACAGGCCCGGGACGGGTTCGCGGCCCTGGAGAACGGCGACGTGTTCGGCAAGGTCGTCTTCACACCCTGA
- a CDS encoding RNA polymerase sigma factor SigF, whose product MRLTSEAVEEPAGPAIDVVRPVVAAVESPVLDDGDDRDDREPGETTRGTVDRATSRALLELLSGLGPDDPQRAEVRNRLTTLHLPLAEHLARRFAGRGEPYEDLVQVATIGLIKAIDRYDPGRGAEFSTYATPTILGEIKRWFRDKGWAIRVPRRLQELRLSISTATTDLLQQLGRSPTIAELAQATRTTEEEVLEALETAAAYSTVSLDSPEPGDNAPSTIETIGQDDEALEGVENRETLARLLSGLPDRERRIIVLRFFRGMTQSQIAGEIGISQMHVSRLLARTLIQLREGMFR is encoded by the coding sequence GTGCGTCTGACCAGCGAGGCCGTCGAGGAGCCCGCTGGTCCGGCCATCGACGTCGTCAGACCGGTGGTCGCCGCGGTCGAATCGCCCGTGCTCGACGACGGCGACGACCGTGACGACCGCGAGCCCGGCGAGACCACCCGCGGCACCGTCGACCGCGCCACCAGCCGCGCGCTGCTCGAGCTGCTGTCGGGCCTCGGCCCCGACGACCCCCAGCGCGCCGAGGTCCGCAACCGGCTCACCACGCTGCACCTGCCGCTGGCCGAGCACCTGGCCCGCCGCTTCGCCGGGCGCGGCGAGCCGTACGAGGACCTCGTGCAGGTGGCCACCATCGGCCTCATCAAGGCGATCGACCGCTACGACCCCGGCCGCGGCGCGGAGTTCTCCACGTACGCCACGCCGACCATCCTCGGCGAGATCAAGCGCTGGTTCCGCGACAAGGGCTGGGCCATCCGGGTGCCGCGCCGGCTGCAGGAGCTGCGGCTGTCCATCAGCACCGCGACGACGGACCTCCTGCAGCAGCTGGGCCGCTCGCCCACCATCGCCGAGCTCGCCCAGGCCACCCGCACCACCGAGGAAGAGGTGCTCGAGGCGCTGGAGACGGCAGCCGCCTACAGCACCGTCTCGCTCGACTCCCCCGAGCCCGGCGACAACGCCCCCAGCACCATCGAGACCATCGGCCAGGACGACGAGGCGCTCGAAGGCGTCGAGAACCGAGAGACGCTGGCCCGGCTGCTGAGCGGGCTGCCCGACCGCGAGCGGCGCATCATCGTGCTGCGGTTCTTCCGCGGCATGACGCAGTCGCAGATCGCCGGCGAGATCGGCATCTCGCAGATGCACGTGTCGCGGCTGCTCGCGCGCACCTTGATCCAGCTGCGCGAGGGCATGTTCCGCTGA